The following are encoded in a window of Vicia villosa cultivar HV-30 ecotype Madison, WI unplaced genomic scaffold, Vvil1.0 ctg.003766F_1_1, whole genome shotgun sequence genomic DNA:
- the LOC131641455 gene encoding uncharacterized mitochondrial protein AtMg00860-like: MEHLRIVLSVLREKQLFAKFSKCEFWMSEVKFLGHVISGGGVAVDPSKVEAVINWERPKNATEVRSFLDLAGYYRRFIMGFSKLTLPLTRLTRKEVSFEWNSECEKSFQKLKEKLTTAPVLVIPDPNRSYEVFCDASKKGVATLLVWSSL; the protein is encoded by the exons atggagcatttgaggattgtgttgtCGGTTCTTAGAGAAAAGCAGTTGTTTGCGAAGTTTAgcaagtgtgagttctggatgTCTGAAGTCAAGTTTCTTGGACATGTCATATCTGGCGGCGGCGTAGCTGTAGACCCTTCAAAGGTAGAAGCAGTGATAAATTGGGAACGACCCAAGAATGCAACTGAGGTCCGTAGTTTCCTAGACTTGGCAGGTTACTATCGGAGGTTCATTATGGGCTTTTCCAAATTGACATTACCTTTGACCAGACTTACAAGGAAGGAAGTTTCATTCGAATGGAATTCAGAATGTGagaagagttttcagaaactcaagGAAAAGTTAACTACGGCTCCAGTGTTGGTGATTCCAGATCCAAACCGATCATACGAAGTGTTCTgcgatgcttctaagaaag GTGTGGCgacattacttgtatggagttcactttga